One Triticum dicoccoides isolate Atlit2015 ecotype Zavitan chromosome 4B, WEW_v2.0, whole genome shotgun sequence genomic window carries:
- the LOC119295070 gene encoding thioredoxin-like protein CITRX, chloroplastic, producing MASFPLASAARSLPTLGSHLPAAATTRSVSIPASPVPAAKNATSCSFSTRSCRPTVRRNAAETYVPGSGKYIAPDYLVKKVSAKELEELVRGERKVPLIVDFYATWCGPCVLMAQDIEMLAVEYEDSALFVKVDTDEEYEFARDMQVRGLPTLYFFSPDQGKDAIRTEGLIPIEMVRNIIENEL from the coding sequence ATGGCCTCCTTCCCGCTGGCATCCGCCGCCCGTTCCCTCCCCACCCTAGGGTCTCACCTCCCGGCAGCCGCGACCACCCGCAGCGTCTCCATCCCGGCCTCCCCTGTCCCTGCGGCGAAGAACGCCACCTCCTGCAGCTTCAGCACCAGGAGCTGCAGGCCAACCGTTCGACGGAACGCCGCAGAGACCTACGTCCCAGGCTCCGGCAAGTACATCGCGCCGGACTACCTCGTGAAGAAGGTGTCGGCCAAGGAGCTGGAGGAGCTCGTCAGGGGGGAGAGGAAGGTGCCGCTCATCGTGGATTTCTACGCCACCTGGTGCGGGCCGTGCGTGCTCATGGCGCAGGACATCGAGATGCTCGCCGTCGAGTACGAGGACAGCGCCTTGTTTGTCAAGGTGGACACGGACGAGGAATATGAGTTCGCAAGGGATATGCAGGTAAGGGGACTGCCAACGCTGTATTTCTTCAGTCCGGATCAGGGCAAGGACGCCATTAGGACCGAGGGGCTAATTCCTATCGAAATGGTCAGAAACATCATCGAAAACGAGCTGTGA